AACCATTCCTACGAAAAACGGAGGAATCGACATCACCACCTGATTCCACGCCGTAAAGAAATGGTCGATCCAGGTATTCTCATACTTGGCACACAGAATTCCAAGCGGAACGGACACCAGCAGGATCATCACAAAAGCAATGGCTGTCAGTGTAAACGTAACCGGCACCTTATCCCCGATCAATTCACTGACCGGCTGATTGTATTTATAAGAGGTTCCCATGTCTCCTTTCAGAAAATCGGACAGCCAGTTTACATAACGCTCCGGGAGCGGGTCATTCAACCCCATCTCTTCCCGGAGTGCTTCGACTTTTGTTTCCGTCGCTTCTGTTCCCAGGATTGCCACTGCCGGATCCCCCGGGATAATTTCAAATGCAAGGAAAGCCAGCATACTGACAATTAATAATGCGATTATAAGACCTGCTATTTTTTTGATAAAATATTTCATGCCGCTCTCCTTTCATTTTTGAAATCCGTTTCCGTCAGACCATTGATCTGTCGGATGTTTTACATTTTCTTAATTATCTGATGTTTTATAAATCGTTGACATATCCTGTACGTACAGCGGATAGAATACGTATCCGTCATATCCGTCGCGAATGGCTACCAGATTTGCCAGATCCTGGATGTATACATTTGCTGCCTTCTCTGTCAGGATCTTTTCACAGTCTTTATACAGTTTTACCTGCTCCTTGTCATCTGTCGTTGCAATGGCTTTTGCAAAGGTCTCATCATACTCCGGATCATTGAAATTGATGAAGTTGTTATCTGCATCTGATACAAAACGTTCCAGCATTGCTCTCGCTGTCAGGTTGGCTGCATCTACACCTACTACGGTAGACTGGAAGTTCCGGTTCATATAAGCCTCAGACAACCATGTCTGCCACTCTACCGGTTTGATCGTTGCATTGACCCCAATCTCTTTCAATTCCTCTACAATAACCTGAGCAGCATCCATATGTGGCTGATCTGCGGAACATACCGTGATCTCCATATCAAATCCATCCTCATATCCTGCCTCTTTCAGCAATTCTTTTGCCTTATCGTAGTCCTGAGTATAGTAATCATTCAGATCCTTATCGAAGTATTTCTTCAGACCAGGATACATGCTGGTTCCGACGCGCTCGCCTTTTCCATCCGCCACAATATCCATGATCTCCTGTGGGTTAATGGCATAGCAGAGAGCCTGTCTTACTTTCTCATTGTTGAATGGTTCTACCGCATTGTTCAGGTAAAGTGCCTGTACTAAGTTCATGGTTCCTTCTTCGATATGGAATCCATCTGTCAGCTCTGCTGCCTGGCTGGTTGTCAGTCTCATGACCATATCAACAGATCCACCCTTTAAGTTTGTTACAAGAGTATCTGCATCTGCGATGATCTTGAAGACAACCTTGTCCAGATGAGCCTTTGTGCCCCAATAGTCTTCATTCTTCACCATCACAAAGTCCTGGTCAGCCGTTCTGGATTCGAACTTAAACGGGCCGGTTCCAACCGGAGCAGTTGCCTGATCTTCGTAATCCTTCGGAATGATTGCAGTTGTCATGTAAGCTGCAAATTCTGTATTTGGCTCAGAAAGGTTGATCTCAACCGTCTTGTCATCTACGATATTGACGCTTTCTATAATAGAAAACGCTGATACCAATGGTTCCCCATTTGACGTATCAGCGCATCGATCAATTGAATATTTTACATCTTCGGCTGTCACATCCTGACCATTGTGAAATTTCACGCCGTCGCGAAGTGTAAATGTATAAGTCTTCGCATCGTCGGAAATCGTATAATCACTGGCCACAGCCGGTTGCAGATTTCCATCTGCGTCTGGTTTTACCAGACCTTCAAAAATGTTAAATAAAACCTCTTTCGTTCCTGCCGATACTGCTAAGTGTGGGTCAAGACTATCCAAATCCTGGGAAATACCTACTGTGATACTTCCACCTTCGGTGGGTTCTGAGGAAGCATTATTATCGGACGTTGACGCCGTGCTGTTCTTATTGCCTGAACATCCTGTCAGTGCAAGAGAAAGCGTTGTGGTTACCACTAAAAGAATACTGATTATCCTCTTCATGTTTGTCTCCTTCTTCAAATAACCTCCATTATTAAATTGTCCACACCATTGTATCACTTTTTCTCAAAAACACAAGGCTTATTTATCCAAAAATTTCTTAATTTCTTCCATAAAAGTATTCACGTCTTTAAATTCCCGGTAAACGGATGCAAACCGTACATAGGCTACGGCATCCAGGCTTTTCAGCTTGTCCATTACGATCTCTCCGATTACCGTACTGGACACTTCCTTTTCCTCCCGATTAAATACTTCCGTCTCCACTGCATTTACCGTCTTCTGGATCGCATCAGCAGACACCGGACGTTTGTAGCATGCACGTAAGATCCCGGTCTCAATCTTGGTACGGTCGTACTGTTCCCGGTTGTTGTCCTTTTTGATCACGATCAACGGGATCGTCTCTACTTTTTCATAGGTTGTAAAACGTTTCCCACATTCATCACAGGAACGTCTTCTTCGGATGGCGCTCCGGTCTTCTGCCGGTCTGGAATCGATCACTCTCGTATCCAAGTGTCCACAGTAAGGGCATCTCATATGCATTTCCACCTTTCCCAACATCATTTGGGTTGATTATACACAATTTTCCGCAAATTTGCAAAATTTTAACCCCGTTCTGATTTGCTTCTGCCAGAACCGGTTTCCGCCTGATTTCCTTCTGAATTTCTCTTCAATCACCCCTGAAAAACCTCTGCGGATCATCAAAACAACTCAGAAACGCTAAAGATCAGATCAGTTCCTTCAATTTCTTCCGATCGATCTTTCCATTGGCATTCTGCGGCATATTCTTCACACGGATCACCTGATCCGGCATCATATACGGCGGAACTTTTTTCCGTACCGCCTCCCGGATCACTTCCGGATCCTTCACGCCACCTTCATAAATCAGCGCAAGGCAGTCCTTTTCCTTATCATAGACGCAGGCGCAGGCTTTCACCTTTTCCACACTGTTGGCTCCGGCTTCGATTTCTCCCAATTCAATCCGGTATCCTCTCCGTTTGATTTGAAAATCCTTCCGTGAAATGTAGATCAGCTCTCCTCGTTCATTGTATTTTACCAGATCACCGGTTCTGTATACACGTTCCGGATAGTAGGCATTCAACGGATTCTGTACGAAAGCCTCTTCCGTCTTCTCCGGATTTTTATAGTACCCGTCTGCCATAAAGGTGGAACGCACGAACAATTCTCCTTCTTCTCCCGGCTCTGCCAGCTTGCCCTCACTGTTGACAAGAAAGACATCGCAGTTATTACAGGGACGGCCGATCGGCAGACTCTCATCGTCTTTAAATTCCCGATCTACTACATAAAAAGTACAGATATCCGTGGTTTCTGTCGGTCCAAACAGATTTGCATAGGTGATCTCCGGATCCAGCGTATGAATCCAGTAATTTAACTGCTTGGTCGGCATCACCTCTCCTGCAAACAGCACCGTTTTCAGATATTCCGGTTTCGCCACATCGAACGCTTTCCAGTTGGACAGAATCGAGATTGCTGTCGGAACCCAGTAAATCGTATTCACCTGATGCTCATTCAAAAATTTGATCAGATTCATCGGAAATGAAAAGTTCTGTTTCGGAATGATATGATAGGTGCATCCACATTTGACAGTGGAATAAAAATCCGTCACCGACATACTGAAATATAAAGGTGTCTGGGAACCAAAACTTGTGGTCTCGTCAAACTTAAATTCTTCCGTCACCCAGTTGATATAACTGATCAGCGCTCTGTGGCTGACGATGGTTCCTTTCGGCATTCCGG
This window of the Mediterraneibacter butyricigenes genome carries:
- a CDS encoding ABC transporter substrate-binding protein, with protein sequence MKRIISILLVVTTTLSLALTGCSGNKNSTASTSDNNASSEPTEGGSITVGISQDLDSLDPHLAVSAGTKEVLFNIFEGLVKPDADGNLQPAVASDYTISDDAKTYTFTLRDGVKFHNGQDVTAEDVKYSIDRCADTSNGEPLVSAFSIIESVNIVDDKTVEINLSEPNTEFAAYMTTAIIPKDYEDQATAPVGTGPFKFESRTADQDFVMVKNEDYWGTKAHLDKVVFKIIADADTLVTNLKGGSVDMVMRLTTSQAAELTDGFHIEEGTMNLVQALYLNNAVEPFNNEKVRQALCYAINPQEIMDIVADGKGERVGTSMYPGLKKYFDKDLNDYYTQDYDKAKELLKEAGYEDGFDMEITVCSADQPHMDAAQVIVEELKEIGVNATIKPVEWQTWLSEAYMNRNFQSTVVGVDAANLTARAMLERFVSDADNNFINFNDPEYDETFAKAIATTDDKEQVKLYKDCEKILTEKAANVYIQDLANLVAIRDGYDGYVFYPLYVQDMSTIYKTSDN
- a CDS encoding amino acid adenylation domain-containing protein, whose translation is MKNILEYFEKTAETYPDKVGFTDSEREATFAEVKLRARAIGSFLAEHGSRRPVAILIDKKINCMDTMLGALYAGDFYVVVDVHSPADRIENILGVLDDLLVVTDEQSEELAKSLNVDYFLYEKISRTEEQPGILEQIRSRMCDMDTAYILFTSGSTGMPKGTIVSHRALISYINWVTEEFKFDETTSFGSQTPLYFSMSVTDFYSTVKCGCTYHIIPKQNFSFPMNLIKFLNEHQVNTIYWVPTAISILSNWKAFDVAKPEYLKTVLFAGEVMPTKQLNYWIHTLDPEITYANLFGPTETTDICTFYVVDREFKDDESLPIGRPCNNCDVFLVNSEGKLAEPGEEGELFVRSTFMADGYYKNPEKTEEAFVQNPLNAYYPERVYRTGDLVKYNERGELIYISRKDFQIKRRGYRIELGEIEAGANSVEKVKACACVYDKEKDCLALIYEGGVKDPEVIREAVRKKVPPYMMPDQVIRVKNMPQNANGKIDRKKLKELI
- the nrdR gene encoding transcriptional regulator NrdR, whose amino-acid sequence is MRCPYCGHLDTRVIDSRPAEDRSAIRRRRSCDECGKRFTTYEKVETIPLIVIKKDNNREQYDRTKIETGILRACYKRPVSADAIQKTVNAVETEVFNREEKEVSSTVIGEIVMDKLKSLDAVAYVRFASVYREFKDVNTFMEEIKKFLDK